The following is a genomic window from Rutidosis leptorrhynchoides isolate AG116_Rl617_1_P2 chromosome 8, CSIRO_AGI_Rlap_v1, whole genome shotgun sequence.
ttaaaaaagctttacatacatatacatacacgtccaacaaacaacccaacatattagatatattaggtaccaaacaacgtatatccaaattcgaccgcgcgtcgaatacaaccgcagcaacgcgcggtcgaattttttctagttatttatcaaaactaacatcttcaatcttaatattaatcaatatcaatattaatattaatatttaatatttaatattaatattaattattaattcgcAAGACTTTTTCTTTAATTACGAATGAAATCACAACATTTGTGAAAAAGAGAACCgacatctctttctctctctcacACACTCTCATATGCCCCCAAAAAAAAAAATACGGAGTGCTAATTATTAGAAGCAATTAAGTGATGGATTCCTGCTTCAGATCTCTCAGCAGATTCTcagtttccaccattgttgttgtAATCTTGCTTTCCTCATTCACTTTCACTTGCACAGGTTTGATTCTGTTTGAGTACCTAAAGCTTTCTTCTTTTCCATTTTTAATCAATTTCGGCTTCTGGGTCCTGTGTAATTTCATTGATTTGTACTTCAATTGTTAGAAAGATTTGTACTTTAATAGCTCAACTGACTAATGGGTGTGACTTTTTATCAAGATTTGTGTTTCAGTTAGTTATTTTGGAGGATAATTTGATTAGTGGGTAATACATTAAATTAGTTTTTAGGTTCAGCAGAGCTAAAAAGATTTGATCTTTATTCATCAAGATTTGTAATTGAATTTGGGTTTATGAGAATTATAGCTATTAATCATGTTTTAGTGTATAAATTAGTACATGGGAGGCTGGGAATCTTTTTAGTTTGTACAAAATGGTTTTAGATCTTGTTACTTCAATGAATCTGTTTATGTGCTGATTGATCTGTATTCTTACTTATTGCTAATAAATATATGCTGACCCCAATATTCATTGTTTGATCATCTTGAATTCAAGGAATAACAAGATTCATCCAATGTGTTGGTTGAAATTAAGTTGATTTATTCACATAAGCCAATGTTGGACAGAATTGGCTATTCAATTCTTGTGAAAATATTTGTATGATTCAGATCATGTGTTTGCTTAGCATATTTAACTTCCTTTTCTCTATTTGCCATTGAATATCTTTTAGCCTCTTGACCCGTTCATTTGGTTTTCGATTTGCAGAAGCTTATGATGCACTCGACCCAAATGGAAACATCACAATCAAGTGGGATATTATTAGTTGGACCCCTGATGGCTACGTTGTAAGCATTACAAAAAAACATATTTCTATAATTACAAATTTTACTCGCGTGCTCAAGATCTTTGATGTCACTAATGCCTATTCATATAAATCGTGTAGGCCGTTGTTACAATGTATAATTTCCAACAATACCGTCACATTTCACCACCCGGGTGGACCTTAGGTTGGACATGGGCTAAGAAAGAAGTCATATGGAGTATGATGGGTAGTCAAACAACCGAACAAGGAGATTGTTCACGATATAAAAGCGCACCACCGCATTGTTGCAAGAAAACCCCCACCATTGTCGATTTACTACCGGGAACCCCTTACAATCAGCAGATCGCAAATTGCTGTAAGGGTGGTGTTATCAACTCGTGGGCCCAAGACCCCAACAATTATGCTAGTTCGTTCCAAGTTAGTGTTGGTGCGGCTGGAACCACTAATAAAACGGTCAAACCACCCAAGAACTTCACCTTGCTTGCACCCGGACCTGGCTACACTTGTGGACCGGCTGTTGTCGGTAAACCTACAAAGTTTATTACTGCGGATGGACGAAGAGTTACTCAAGCTATGAGTAAGTGTGTAGAAATTGAAAATAATTAAATGAGTATAAGCATCTTTAATTGATTTTAATTAACACCCTAATCCTGTTTTGGCAGTGACATGGAACGTTACATGTACGTATTCACAGTTTTTGGCTCAAAAAACTCCCACTTGTTGTGTATCTCTCTCTTCGTTTTATAATAACACCATTGTGCCCTGCCCGACGTGTACATGTGGATGCCAAAATAACGCTACTCACCCGGGAAGTTGTGTAaagtaaggtttttttttttttttttttaattgtatttTTGGAATCGTTGTAAAACTCACCGATTAATTCTGAGTACTCCTTTTTAGGAACCGAGTAATTAATTGGTCAACGTCAGTCAATGGGGTTAAAATCGGATTTGGTCAGTCAATATCGGATTTATTcagtcaaaatcggtcaaagtcaataTCGATCAACACTATAATATGAGTTTGATTTAGAATATTAGAGTTTTTGAACAAATGaagattatgtttatgtttatagaCATTTATGTTAACGTTTATGTTTATGGATAATTATGTTaacgtttatgtttatgtttatggatTTCttgtatatttacacatataattttgaaattaTTTATTTAACAAATGTATAAAAAAATTGAAGGCGATTAATCCCCGAGTTGCCGATTACTTCCTCAAAAGTCCTGCGTGTACTCGCCGGGTTGCTATATTTGCAACCTTGATTTTTGGTCATTTGGCATAATgcca
Proteins encoded in this region:
- the LOC139865017 gene encoding protein COBRA-like; its protein translation is MDSCFRSLSRFSVSTIVVVILLSSFTFTCTEAYDALDPNGNITIKWDIISWTPDGYVAVVTMYNFQQYRHISPPGWTLGWTWAKKEVIWSMMGSQTTEQGDCSRYKSAPPHCCKKTPTIVDLLPGTPYNQQIANCCKGGVINSWAQDPNNYASSFQVSVGAAGTTNKTVKPPKNFTLLAPGPGYTCGPAVVGKPTKFITADGRRVTQAMMTWNVTCTYSQFLAQKTPTCCVSLSSFYNNTIVPCPTCTCGCQNNATHPGSCVNPTSPYLASVVNGPGKNSLTPLVQCTKHMCPIRVHWHVKLNYKDYWRVKVTITNFNYRMNYSQWNLVVQHPNFDNLTQIFSFNYKPLTPYSSINDTAMLWGVKFYNDFLNQAGPLGNVQSELLFRKDKSTFTFEKGWAFPRRIYFNGDNCVMPPPDAYPYLPNASCRLSFSLLTLLTTLLAFSFALV